A window from Gemmatimonadaceae bacterium encodes these proteins:
- a CDS encoding type II toxin-antitoxin system RelE/ParE family toxin: protein MRSIATGILTWPAYTPSVIIYGVIRSFADAATEDLFNGVNSRRARAACPHDLWPVVRRKLTQLNRVRDLRELAVPPGNRLEALTGFRKGQHSIRINQQYRVCFRWEAGYADEVEVTDYH, encoded by the coding sequence ATGCGTTCGATAGCAACAGGCATCTTGACCTGGCCGGCCTATACGCCATCCGTTATAATATATGGCGTGATACGCTCGTTCGCGGATGCGGCCACGGAGGACCTGTTTAACGGGGTGAATAGCCGGCGAGCGCGGGCGGCGTGTCCACACGACCTCTGGCCCGTCGTGCGGCGCAAGCTCACCCAACTCAACCGCGTTCGCGATCTGCGCGAGCTGGCGGTGCCGCCCGGCAACCGGCTCGAGGCGCTCACGGGCTTTCGGAAAGGGCAGCACAGTATTCGTATCAACCAGCAATACCGCGTTTGTTTCCGCTGGGAGGCGGGCTATGCCGACGAAGTCGAAGTCACGGACTACCACTAA
- a CDS encoding TolC family protein codes for MTPVLISRTIRFATAASFAVGALLWCATAHAQMGRPGLQQHGLQPVVHRAADLDSLLALALANSPHVAAAAHRLTAARARIGPAGARPDPMLMAGVLDFPYQRAGYGDNFTMNMVRLTQTLPYPGKLTLATQAAHDDESAASATLDQARLDVVRDVKTAYYELAFVRRARDIVQRNSTVLASLVAISQARYQVGTATQSDALRARIEAAHLGDQEAALDAEERAALARLNALLDRPSDTPVDSAAVPPRIAGLAVADSAEHVHFTSTALGAAPANSPMLGIDSLTALALSHSPMLRAHDARIAAQERRLALAEKAHLPDFDVSLEYDQRPHFSDYVSFFVSVPLRLQHGRKQDQEVDEARAELDALHAEHVAQVNTIRGQIASLAADAQRERTELALSLKAVLPEARAALASATASYDVGRIDFPSLVDAQAMLFTEETAYARALTDFATTIAQLESVVGAEVVK; via the coding sequence ATGACCCCTGTATTGATCTCACGCACAATTCGGTTCGCGACCGCCGCATCGTTCGCGGTCGGCGCGTTGCTGTGGTGCGCTACTGCGCACGCACAGATGGGGCGGCCGGGCCTGCAGCAGCACGGACTGCAGCCTGTTGTGCACCGCGCCGCCGATTTGGATTCGTTGCTCGCACTCGCGCTGGCCAACAGCCCGCACGTCGCGGCCGCCGCCCATCGCCTAACCGCCGCTCGAGCGCGGATCGGGCCGGCGGGCGCCCGCCCAGATCCCATGTTGATGGCCGGCGTCCTCGACTTCCCGTATCAGCGGGCCGGGTACGGCGACAACTTCACCATGAACATGGTTCGCCTAACGCAGACCCTGCCGTATCCGGGAAAGCTCACGCTCGCGACACAGGCGGCGCACGACGACGAGTCGGCGGCAAGCGCCACCCTCGATCAGGCCAGGCTCGACGTGGTGCGAGACGTGAAGACTGCGTACTACGAACTGGCGTTCGTGCGCCGTGCGCGGGACATCGTGCAACGGAATTCTACCGTCCTGGCGAGCCTGGTCGCGATCTCGCAAGCTCGCTATCAAGTTGGCACCGCGACGCAGAGCGATGCGCTCCGGGCGCGCATCGAAGCGGCTCACCTGGGCGATCAGGAAGCTGCCCTCGACGCTGAGGAGCGCGCCGCGCTTGCCCGGCTCAACGCACTGCTCGATCGCCCGAGCGACACGCCGGTCGACTCCGCGGCCGTTCCGCCGCGCATCGCCGGACTCGCGGTTGCCGACTCCGCCGAGCACGTGCACTTCACGTCGACGGCGCTCGGCGCCGCGCCGGCGAACTCGCCGATGCTCGGCATCGATTCGCTCACCGCGTTAGCACTGTCGCACAGCCCGATGCTCCGCGCGCACGACGCACGGATCGCGGCGCAGGAGCGACGGCTCGCGCTCGCCGAGAAGGCGCACTTGCCGGATTTCGACGTTTCGCTCGAGTACGATCAACGTCCGCACTTCTCCGATTACGTCTCGTTTTTCGTGTCTGTACCGCTTCGCCTGCAACACGGGCGCAAGCAGGATCAAGAGGTCGATGAGGCCCGCGCCGAGCTCGACGCGCTGCATGCGGAGCATGTGGCGCAGGTGAACACGATCCGCGGTCAGATCGCATCGCTGGCAGCAGATGCCCAACGCGAACGAACCGAGCTCGCGCTGTCGCTCAAGGCGGTGTTGCCCGAAGCACGCGCCGCGCTGGCATCGGCGACGGCCAGTTACGACGTGGGTCGGATCGACTTTCCGTCGCTCGTCGATGCGCAGGCCATGCTCTTCACCGAGGAAACGGCCTACGCACGCGCGCTCACGGATTTCGCGACGACCATCGCCCAGCTCGAGAGCGTGGTTGGCGCGGAGGTGGTCAAATGA
- a CDS encoding efflux RND transporter periplasmic adaptor subunit, with translation MTSNNDWPTGGESDARTTSASSGHRRTLRRGLWVGIAAVALVAAVWAGVARYRGARVATPAPAATKTAMGGMQGMQGMSGGDTATSGAAVTFTANQVRQFGVTFGAVAVRRLDNRVRTVGTVTFDERKLTQITPKFGGYVEHLFVNTTGQAVRQGEPLATIYSPEILAAEEDLLVAGRLARAAGGDTVPGVPGTGFDLLAAARQRLSLWDISDAQIDSVLKTGTVQRALTLYAPAPGVVIAKNIVQGQAIQPGMALYQIADLSTVWIDVAIRQGDAALVRPGSAATIDLTSFPGRPFTGRVGYVYPTIDSVARTIHARVQVPNSSGLLKPGMYATVSLATPSRRALTVPTTAIVNTGERELVFLDLGDGRFVPHDVETGRTAGDYTEVLSGLEPGQRVVTSAQFLLDSESNLAEVMKSMMAQMNMSDVGRAQSMPGMDMSGHGASQMNAKGAPMKGMKGMTPPSSTSVPRR, from the coding sequence ATGACCTCCAACAACGATTGGCCGACGGGCGGCGAGTCAGACGCGCGCACGACATCGGCATCGTCAGGTCACCGTCGCACGCTCCGGCGCGGCTTGTGGGTAGGCATCGCGGCCGTCGCCCTCGTCGCGGCCGTGTGGGCCGGCGTGGCACGCTACCGCGGCGCTCGGGTTGCGACGCCCGCGCCGGCGGCCACCAAAACGGCGATGGGTGGGATGCAGGGCATGCAAGGCATGTCCGGCGGAGACACGGCGACATCGGGCGCGGCCGTGACGTTCACGGCCAACCAGGTCCGGCAATTCGGCGTGACTTTCGGTGCCGTCGCGGTACGACGTCTCGACAACCGCGTTCGCACCGTGGGCACCGTCACGTTCGACGAGCGGAAGCTGACACAGATCACGCCGAAGTTTGGCGGGTACGTGGAGCACCTGTTCGTCAACACCACCGGACAGGCGGTTAGGCAAGGCGAGCCGCTGGCCACGATCTACTCGCCGGAGATCCTCGCCGCGGAGGAGGACCTCCTCGTCGCCGGACGCCTCGCACGCGCGGCAGGCGGCGACACCGTGCCCGGCGTGCCGGGCACGGGCTTCGATCTCCTCGCGGCGGCGAGGCAACGGTTGTCGCTCTGGGACATTTCCGATGCGCAGATCGACTCCGTCCTGAAGACGGGCACGGTCCAGCGCGCGCTCACCTTATATGCGCCGGCACCGGGTGTGGTGATCGCCAAGAACATCGTACAGGGACAAGCCATCCAGCCCGGCATGGCGCTGTACCAAATCGCCGACTTGTCCACGGTGTGGATCGACGTGGCCATCCGCCAGGGGGACGCCGCCCTCGTTAGGCCTGGCTCGGCGGCGACGATCGACCTGACGTCATTTCCCGGACGGCCCTTCACCGGCCGCGTCGGCTACGTCTATCCGACCATCGACTCGGTCGCACGAACCATTCATGCTCGGGTTCAGGTGCCTAACTCAAGCGGCCTCCTCAAGCCGGGCATGTACGCCACCGTCTCTCTCGCCACGCCGTCGCGCCGCGCGCTCACCGTCCCGACCACGGCCATCGTCAATACGGGCGAACGAGAACTCGTGTTCCTGGACCTGGGCGACGGACGCTTCGTACCGCACGACGTCGAAACCGGCCGCACCGCCGGCGACTATACGGAGGTGCTCTCCGGACTCGAGCCGGGACAGCGCGTCGTCACGTCGGCGCAGTTCCTCCTCGACTCCGAGTCCAACCTGGCCGAGGTGATGAAGAGCATGATGGCCCAGATGAACATGTCCGACGTTGGGCGTGCGCAAAGCATGCCGGGCATGGACATGTCGGGCCATGGAGCGTCGCAAATGAACGCGAAGGGCGCCCCGATGAAAGGAA
- a CDS encoding HigA family addiction module antitoxin has protein sequence MPTKSKSRTTTKRATGTSRSLVQRRLPTNRPPTAPGEMLLEEFLKPLGISQSAFAIRLGVSFPRLNEIIRGKRAVTPDTALRLAQVTRMSADFWLGLQSDWDLWHALRSKDARQIAKLAPLPRAG, from the coding sequence ATGCCGACGAAGTCGAAGTCACGGACTACCACTAAGCGCGCCACGGGCACGTCACGCTCGCTCGTCCAGCGGCGACTGCCCACCAATCGACCGCCGACCGCGCCTGGCGAAATGCTGCTCGAAGAGTTTCTCAAGCCGCTTGGCATCTCGCAGTCGGCCTTCGCGATTCGCTTGGGCGTCTCTTTTCCTCGCTTGAATGAAATCATTCGCGGCAAGCGTGCGGTCACTCCCGACACGGCGCTGCGCCTGGCGCAGGTGACCCGGATGAGCGCCGATTTCTGGCTCGGGCTACAGTCCGATTGGGACCTGTGGCACGCGCTCCGGTCGAAGGATGCGAGGCAGATTGCCAAACTGGCGCCGCTGCCCCGCGCCGGCTGA
- a CDS encoding chemotaxis protein CheB, with translation MTPSGVDDGDPHLPTVVGIGASAGGLAAFQELLANLPATTGMAYGLVQHLDPSHESFLPDILARTSQIPIVTAREGLLVEPDHAYVIPPGTVMTLADGHLSLESRKRDKLPHPIDAFFESLADVAGSSAIGVVLSGTGADGARGIDAVKEAGGITFAQEFSSAQHDAMPRAAVGTGSVDFVLSPADIAAHLARIASHPLLHPVPQPVGKETPSVGINPLARVLDVVRARSRIDFIGL, from the coding sequence ATGACTCCCTCTGGGGTTGACGACGGGGACCCACACCTTCCCACCGTCGTCGGCATCGGCGCATCGGCGGGCGGGCTGGCGGCCTTCCAGGAATTGCTCGCCAACCTGCCGGCAACCACCGGCATGGCATACGGACTCGTCCAGCACCTCGATCCGTCCCACGAGAGCTTCCTCCCCGACATCCTCGCCAGAACGAGTCAGATTCCGATCGTCACGGCCAGAGAAGGCCTCCTCGTCGAGCCCGATCACGCCTACGTGATTCCGCCCGGCACGGTCATGACACTCGCGGACGGCCATCTGAGCCTCGAGAGCCGGAAACGAGACAAGCTTCCACATCCGATCGATGCCTTTTTCGAGTCGCTCGCGGACGTGGCGGGCAGCTCGGCGATCGGCGTCGTCCTTTCGGGAACCGGGGCCGACGGCGCCCGCGGCATCGATGCGGTGAAAGAGGCGGGGGGCATCACGTTCGCGCAGGAGTTCTCCTCTGCGCAACACGATGCCATGCCCCGCGCCGCCGTCGGGACAGGCTCCGTGGATTTTGTCCTCTCGCCGGCGGACATCGCGGCGCATCTCGCGCGAATAGCCTCGCATCCGCTGCTGCATCCGGTTCCTCAGCCAGTCGGCAAGGAAACGCCATCGGTCGGGATCAATCCGCTCGCGCGCGTCCTCGATGTCGTTCGCGCCCGGTCTCGCATCGACTTCATTGGGCTATAA